GACCCGCTCACCGAGGGGCTCGCCACCCTCGACGAGGGACGGCTGCCGGAGGACTCCGGCGAGGTGATGGTCAACCGGGCGCTCGCCGACCGCGGTCTCGGCCTGGGCGAGACCCTCACGACGGTCGAGGGCAGCACCTTCGAGGTGGTCGGCGTCGGGGAGGACGCGAACACCCGCTCCTTCCCGAGCCTGTGGGCGCCCGAGCGCCCGGCCGAGGTCCCCGAGGACTGGGGCACGACCTGGCTGGTCGAGGCCGGGGACGTCACCTGGGAGGAGGTCCGGGCGCTCAACGACCGGGGGGCGTTCGTGCTCTCCCGAGCGGTGCTGGCCGACCCGCCGTCACACGACGAGCTGCACCCGGAGGTGCAGTACGGCGGCGGCTCGGACGACGCCGTGGTCGCCGCCGTCGGACTCATCGTGGTGATGGTGCTGATCGAGGTGGTGCTGCTCGCCGGACCGGCGTTCGCCGTGACCGCCCGACGGCAGGCGCGCACCCTGGCCCTGATGGCCGCGGTCGGGGCGACGCCGGCCCAGGCGCGTCGGGCGGTGCTGGCCGTCGCCGTGGTGCTGGGCGGGATCGCCGCGCTCGGCGGCCTGCTGCTCGGGATCGGGCTGGCCGCCGCGCTGCTGCCGTTCCTGAGCCGCTGGAGCGGCTCCTACCCCGGGCCCTTCGACGTGCCGTGGGGCTGGGTGCTCGGGGTCGCCGGCTGCGGCCTGCTGGCCGCGCTCCTGGCCGCCGCCGCCCCGGCCTGGCTCGCCTCGCGGGCCGACGTGGTGGCCGTGCTCGCCGGCCGTCGTGGCGAGGCCAAGCCGTCGCGTCGCTCCCCGTTGCTCGGGCTGGTGCTGTTCGGGGTCGGCGTGGCGCTCGCCGTGGCGGGCGCCCGGAAGCAGACCTACGGCGAGACCTGGGTGGCGCTCGCGGCGGTGGTCTGTGTGCTCGGCATGGTCCTGCTGGTGCCGGTGGTGCTCGGCGTCCTGGCGCACCTCGGACGCCGGCTGCCGCTGCCGCTGCGGTACGCCGTGCGCGACGCCGTCCGGCACCGCACCCGCACCGTGCCTGCCGTCGCGGCGGTGGCGGCCACCGTCTGCGGGGTGGTCGCGCTGGGGATCAGCACCAGCAGCGACGCGCGGGAGTCCCGGGAGACCTACACCCCCGAGCTGCGCAGCGGCGAGGGGATGGTCACCGCGACGGAGGCGACGCCCGAGCTCTGGCAGCGGGCCGAGGCCGCGTTGCGCGACGGGCTGCCGGACGCGACCGTGACCCCGGTCGTCGGGCTGCCGGAGCCGAGGAACGGCGACGTGCATGTCGAGTACGTCGCGCCGGGTCTCGGGGAGGACTCCTGGGCGCTCGAGTGGGTCGGGGGCAGGCTGGGCACGATGCACGTCGTCGGCGAGCAGATCCCCCCGGCGATGCGGGAGGTCGACGACGCCGAGCGGGCCCGGGGCGACGCGGCCCTGGCCGAGGGCCGGGTCGTGGTCTTCACCCAGGTGCCGGTCGACGCGGACGAGGTCCGGCTGAGCGCCACCGCCTACGACTGGCAGACCGGGGAGGAGACCACGCTCGTCGAGCCGGTCACCCTGCCGGCGGCCTACGTCGAGGTCGAGGATGGCGGGTCGCCGGCGTACGCCGTCATCCCGCCGGCCGTCGCCGACGAGGTCGGGCTCGAGTCCGCCACCACCGCCCTGCACGTCGCGGGCGCCGAGATCGGCGAGGAGGAGCAGCAGCGGGTCGCGGAGGTGGTCGCCGCGGGTGTGCCCTACGCCGACTTCTACGTCGAGCGCGGCTACGTCCCCGACGAGTTCGAGCGGTTCGCCGTCTGGGTGCTCGGTGCGCTGGGCGCGGTGCTGATGATCGGCGGGACGCTGACCGTCACCTTCCTGGCGCTCAGCGACGCCCGGCCCGACCTGGCCACCCTGGCCGCGGTCGGCGCCGCGCCTCGGACCCGGCGGGCGGTGGCGGCGTCGTACGCCCTGGTGGTGGGCGGTACCGGGGCGGTGCTGGGGGCGCTGGTCGGGCTGGTGCCGGGGATCGCGGTGGCCTACCCGCTGACCCGCTCCTACTACGGCCCCGTCGCCGGGCAGGGGACCGGACCGTTCCTGGACATCCCGTGGCTGATGATCGGGGCCGTCGTGCTGCTGCTGCCGCTGCTCACCGCGGCGGTGGTGGCGCTCTCCACCCGGTCGCGGCTGCCGATGGTGGCGCGGGTGGGCTGAGCGCGGATCGAGCCAGGGGAATGTCGCACCGGGCCTACGGGGTTGGCCCGGTGTGACTTCTCCCGCTCAGCACGCCCTGCCCGCCCTGTCCGTCCTCGACCTGGTGCCGGTGCGCTCCGACCAGACCACCGGCGACGCGGTCAACGCGACCCTCGCCCTGGCGCGGGTGGCCGACGACCTGGGCTACACGCGGTACTGGCTGGCCGAGCACCACAACATGCCGGCGGTCGCGGCGACCAACCCGCCGCTGCTGATCGCGATGGTCGCGGGCGCGACCTCGCGGATCCGGGTGGGGAGCGGCGGCGTGATGCTGCCCAACCACTCGCCGCTGGTGGTCGCGGAGCAGTTCGCGCTGCTGGAGGCGGCGTACCCCGACCGGATCGACCTCGGCATCGGCCGCGCCCCGGGCACCGACCAGCTCACCCGGTACGCGCTGCGCCAGGGCGCCGGCGGCGAGGACCCGGTCGCGGAGTTCCCCCGATACGTCGACGACATCGGCGTGCTGATGTCGCCCGAGGGCGCCGCGATGGCGTTCCAGGGGCGCGAGCACCCGCTCAAGGCCACGCCCAAGGCGGCCTCGACCGCGCCGGTCTGGCTGCTCGGCTCCTCCGACTACTCCGCCCGGCTGGCCGCCTCCCGCGGGCTGCCCTACGTCTTCGCCCACCACTTCTCCGGGCAGGGCACCGCCGAGGCGCTCGAGCTCTACCGCTCGACGTACCGACCCTCGGAGCGCTTCCCCGAGCCGCGCACCTTCCTCACCGTCAACGCCTGCGTCGCGCAGACCGAGGAGGAGGCGCGTCGGCTGGTCCGGCCGCAGGTGCTGCAGATGCTCGCGATCGTCACCGGCGGGACGCTCACCCCGCAGGCGCTGGTCGAGGAGGCCGAGAAGGTCGAGCTCGACGCCGGCCAGCAGCGGATCGCTGACGGCATGATGAACCGCTGGGTGATCGGCGACGCCGCCACCGCCGGCACCCGGATCGCCGACCTGGCCGCCCAGTTCGGCGTCGACGAGGTGATGGTGCACCCGGTCGCCGGCTCGTACGTCGGCACGCCCGCCGACTCCACCCCGGCCCGCGAGGAGACGCTGCGCCTGCTCGCCTCCTGACCGCTCGCCGGCCGCTCAGCGGGAGGCAGGCTTGACCGGGGCGTCCAGCCAGGTGTCGAAGAACGCGTCGAGGTCCTGGCCGCTGACCGCCTCCGCTAGCCGGCGGAACTGTTCCGTCGTGACCGCCTGGCCGCCGTAGGCGCCGATCCAGGACTTCGCTAGCTGGAAGAACTGGGCGTCGCCGAGGCGGTGGCGCAGCGCGTGCAGGGTGGCGGCGCCGCGTTCGTAGACGGCGTCGGCGAACAGGTCGTCGCGACCCGGGTCGGAGACCACGGTGGTCCAGAAGTCGTCGTCGGCCGGGATGGCGAGCACCTCGTCGAACGCCTCCTGGCTGGTGGTGCCGCCGCGGGACTCGGTCCACAACCACGAGGAGTACTCCGCCCAGCCCTCGTTGAGCCAGATGTCGGACCAGCGGCGCGGACCCACCCGGTTGCCCATCCACTGGTGGGCCAGCTCGTGCGCGGCCGTGGACTCGCTCGCCACCTTGCTGAAGACCGACCGGGTCTGGGTCTCCAGGGCGTAGCCGACCGAGTCGTCGTCGACGGTCGAGCCGTAGGCGACGAACGGGTAGGGGCCGAACCGCTCCTCGAAGAAGGTCACCATCTCCCCGGTCAGGGCCAGGGTCGCCCGGCTCCGGCTCCGGTCCTCGGCGGGCAGGTCCCGGTCGAGGAAGTCGATCACCGGCAGGTCACCGGCGACGGTGGAGCGACGCATCCGGAAGTCCCCGATGGTGGCGGTCGCGAGATAGGAGGCCATCTGGTCGGGGGCGTCCCAGACCCAGGTGGTGCGCCCGTGGTGGGTACGCCGGCTCTTCAGCAGCCCGTTGGCGGCCACGGACAGCCCCTGCGGCACCGTCACCTCGAACCGGTAGGTGGCCTTGTCCTTCGGGGTGTCGTTGACCGGGAACCAGGTGGGCGCGCCGTCGGGCTCGTTGACCACGATCGCCCCGTCCCGGGTGGTGACCCACCCGTAGAGCGCCCCCTCGACGTCCTTCGGGCGGCCGGTGGCGCCGCCGTACCGCACGACCACCGTGTGCCACTTCCACGGACGCATCGAGGCGATGGGGGTGATCACCAGCTCGTGGTCGCCGACCTGCCGGAACCGCGCGGGGCGGCCGTCGACCCGCACCGACCTGGCCCGCAGCCCGCGCAGGTCGAGGTTGAACCGGGTCAGACGCCTGGTCGGGACCATCCGGATCTTCGCGACCGCGTCGAGCCGGCCCGTCAGCCGGTCGGCCCCCGCCCGGGGCGGGGTGTAGTCGAGGGTCAGGTCGTAGTGCTGCACGTCGTAGCCCCGGTTCCCGGCGAGCGGGAAGTACGGGTCGCCCGCCCCGGGTGCCCCGACCCCGGGCGTCGCGGCGGGGGCGGCGGAGGCTCCGGAAGCGAGCAGGGCAGCGAGCACCGCGCCCACGATCGTGCGCCTGTGACGGACGGACATCTCCAGCCTCCTCACCCGACGCCGGCCCACGGCGCCCGAGGACTCGACGGTAGCCCTCCGCCCGGCCGGGCGACAGGGCCGCGAGAGCGGGCGACAAGAGTGCGTCAAGGCGCGTCAAGATCGCGTCAATCTCGACGTCCGGAGGCCCGCCCGGCACTTGGCTGAGCCACATGAGTCTTGAAAGCGGCCTGCTGGTCGCGGCGGTCGTCGCCCTGGCGGCGTACCTGCTCGCGGCCCTGATCCTCCCGGAGCGGTTCTGATGGGCGACACCGTCTCCGGCCTCCTCTCGATCACGGTCCTCCTGGGACTGCTCGCCCTGGCCTACGTCCCGCTCGGTGACCACATGGCCCGGGTCTACACCGGCGTCCGCCACCTGCGCGTCGAGCGCGGCGTCTACCGGCTCGCCCGGGTCGACCCCGACGCCGAGCAGAGCGCCCGCTCCTACGCTCTCAGCGTCGTCGGCTTCTCCCTGGTCGGCGTCGCCCTGCTGATGGCGATGCAGCTGGCGCAGGCGTACCTGCCGTTCGACCGCGACCTGCCCGGCGTGGGCTGGGCGATGTCGTTCAACACCGCCGCCTCCTTCGTCGCCAACACCAACTGGCAGTCGTACGCCGGGGAGTCGACGCTCGGCTTCACCGTGCAGATGGCGGGGCTGGCGGTGCAGAACTTCCTCTCCGCCGCGGTCGGCATGGCGGTGGCGGTGGCGCTGATCCGCGGCTTCGTCCGGACCCGCACCGGCACGCTGGGCAACTTCTGGGTCGACCTGACCCGGGGCACCCTGAGGATCCTGCTGCCGATCGCCTTCGTCGCGGCCCTGCTGCTGGTCGCCGGCGGCGTGGTGCAGAGCTTCACCGACACCGGCATGCAGACCCTGGCCGGGCACCAGCAGGTGCTGACCGGCGGCCCGGTGGCCAGCCAGGAGTCGATCAAGCTGCTCGGCACCAACGGCGGCGGCTTCTTCAACGCCAACTCCGCGCACCCGATGGAGAACCCGAGCGGGTGGACGAACCTGCTCCAGGTCCTGCTGATCCTGCTGGTCCCGGTCTGCCTGACCCGGACCCTGGGCACGATGCTGGGCAACCGCCGCCAGGGCCTGGCCGTGCTCGCCGCGATGGGGGTGCTCGCGGCCGCCTCGCTGGCGGTCGTCGTCGCCGCCGAGGTGGGCGCTCGTTCCCAGGTGGCGCAGGCGGCCGGTGCGGCGATGGAGGGCAAGGAGACCCGGTTCGGGGAGTGGGCCTCGGCGCTCTTCGCGGTCGCCACCACCGGCACCTCGACCGGGGCGGTGAACGCCAGCCACGACTCGCTGACCCCCGTCGGCGGTGGGATGGTCCTGCTGAACATGATGTTCGGCGAGGTCTCGCCCGGCGGCGTCGGCTCGGGCCTCTACGGCATCCTCGTGCTGGCGATCCTCGCGGTCTTCGTGGCCGGCCTGATGGTCGGGCGCACCCCCGAGCTGCTGGGCAAGAAGATCGGCTCGCGGCAGATGACCTACGTGGCGCTCTACGTGCTGACCACCCCGGTGCTGGTGCTGCTCGGCACCGGGACGGCGATCGCCCTGGACCCGACCCCGGACGCCATGGGCAACCCTGGCGTCCACGGCTTCAGCGAGGTGCTCTACGCCTACACCTCGGCGGCCAACAACAACGGCAGCGCCTTCGGCGGCCTCACGGTCACCTCGGACTTCTTCCAGGTCACCCTCGGCCTGGCCATGCTGCTCGGCCGGCTGGTGCCGATCGTCCTGGTGCTGCTGCTCGCCGGCTCGCTGGCCGCGCAGGGGAGGGTCCCGGTCACCGCCGGCACCCTGCCCACCGCCAAGCCGCTCTTCACCGGCCTGCTCGTCGGTGTCGTCGTCGTGGTCAGCGCCCTCACCTACTTCCCCGCCCTCTCCCTCGGACCCATCGCGGAGGCCCTGTCATGAGCACCACCACCAGATCTCCCGCACCCGCCGCCCCGGCCGCACCGGTGCAGGCCCGGGTCCCCGCCAGGCCCGGCGCCCGGCTGCTCGCGGCGCAGGCGGTGGAGCAGCTGCCCGAGGCGGTCCGCAAGCTCGACCCGCGTCACCTCTGGCGCTCGCCGGTGATGTTCGTGGTCTGGCTCGGGTCGGCGCTCTCCACCGGGGCGGCGCTGCTCGACCCGTCCGTCTTCACCGTCTCGATCGCCGCCTGGCTGTGGCTGACCGTGCTCTTCGGCAACCTCGCCGAGGCGGTCGCCGAGGGACGCGGCAAGGCACAGGCGGCGTCGCTGCGAGCCACCCGGACCGACACCGTGGCCCGGCTGCTCGACGCCCAGGGCGGGGAGACGGGCGTACCGGCCACCCAGCTGCTGGTGGGGGACCGGGTGGTGGTCGAGGCCGGCCAGGTGGTCCCCGGCGACGGCGACGTGGTCGAGGGGATCGCCTCCGTCGACGAGTCCGCGATCACCGGGGAGTCCGCCCCGGTGATCCGCGAGGCGGGCGGCGACCGGAGCGCGGTGACCGGCGGCACCACGGTGCTCTCGGACCGGATCGTCGTCCGGATCACCGCTGCCGCCGGGGAGACCTTCCTGGACAAGATGATCGCGCTGGTCGAGGGCACCTCACGCCGGCGCACCCCGAACGAGATCGCGCTCTCGATCCTGCTCACCAGCCTGACCCTGGTCTTCCTGGTCAGCGTCGCCACGCTCGCCCCGATGGCCGCGTACGCCGGCGCCGAGCAGGACGTCGTGGTCCTGGTCGCCCTGCTGGTCTGCCTGGTGCCGACCACGATCGGCGCACTGCTCTCGGCGATCGGCATCGCCGGGATGGACCGGCTGGTCCGGGTCAACGTGCTGGCGATGTCCGGCCGGGCGGTCGAGGCCGCCGGCGACGTCTCCACGCTGCTGCTCGACAAGACCGGCACCATCACCTACGGCAACCGGCAGGCCTCCCGGCTGGTGCCGGCGCCGGGCGTGGAGCCCGGTGAGCTGCGCGACGCGGCCCGGCTCGCCAGCCTCGCCGACCAGACGCCGGAGGGCCGCTCGCTGGTCGAGCTGGCGCTGGCCCAGGGCGCCGACGACCGCGACCTGCCGGTGGGGGCGACGTACGTCGAGTTCACCGCGCAGACCCGGATGTCCGGGGTCGACCTGGCCGACGGCACCGAGCTGCGCAAGGGTGCGGGCTCGGCGGTGGCCGCCTGGCTGGGCCCGCAGCTGCCCACCGGCCTGCCGGTCGAGGTCACCGACGCCGTCGACGAGATCGCCCGGGGCGGCGGCACCCCGCTGGTGATCGCCCGGCGTACCCCCGACGGGCGGGCGCGGGTGCTCGGTGTGGCCCACCTCAAGGACGTGGTCAAGCAGGGGATGTCCGAGCGGTTCGCCCAGCTGCGGGCGATGGGCATCCGCACCGTGATGGTCACCGGCGACAACGCGCTGACCGCGCAGGCGATCGCCGCGGAGGCGGGCGTCGACGACTTCCTCGCCGAGGCCACCCCGGAGGACAAGCTCGCCTACATCCGCCGCGAGCAGGCGGGCGGCCGGCTGGTCGCGATGACCGGCGACGGCACCAACGACGCCCCGGCACTGGCCGCGGCCGACGTGGGCGTGGCGATGAACAGCGGGACGGCGGCCGCCAAGGAGGCCGGCAACATGGTCGACCTCGACTCCGACCCGACCAAGCTGATCGACGTCGTCGCGATCGGCAAGCAGCTGCTGGTCACCCGGGGGGCGCTCACCACGTTCTCGCTGGCCAACGACGTGGCGAAGTACTTCGCGATCATCCCGGCGATGTTCGCCGCCGCCTACCCGTCGCTGGACCGGCTCAACGTGATGGGGCTGGCGACCCCGGAGTCGGCGATCCTCTCCGCGGTCGTCTTCAACGCCCTGGTGATCGTGGCGCTGATCCCGCTGGCCCTGCGCGGCGTCCGGTTCCGGGCGGCCTCGGCGACCAGCGTGCTGCGCCGCAACCTGCTCGTCTTCGGCCTCGGGGGCGTGCTCGTCCCCTTCGCCGGCATCAAGCTCCTCGACCTGCTCGTCTCGACCATCCCAGGAATCGGCTGACATGACCCGCGACCTCCTCTCCCAGTCCCTCGCCGCGCTGCGGATCCTGCTGGTGCTCACCGCGCTGCTCGGCGTGCTCTACCCCGCCGCCGTGTGGGGGGCCGGCCAGGTGCTCGGCGACCGCGCCGAGGGCCAGCCGGTCACCTCCGAGGGCCGGGTGGTCGGCTCCCGGCTCCTCGGCCAGCAGTTCGAGGGGGACGAGTGGTTCCACTCCCGGCCCTCGGCCAACGACTACGACAGCCTCGCCTCCGCGCCCAGCAACCTGGGGCCGAGCAACCCGGACCTGGTCGCGCTGGTCGCCGAGCGCCGCGCCGAGGTCGCCGAGCGCGAGGGCGTCGCGCCCACCGACGTACCCGCCGACGCGGTGACCGCCTCGGGCTCCGGCCTGGACCCGCACATCTCCCCGGCGTACGCCGCCCTGCAGGCGTCGCGGGTGGCCCGGGCGCGCGGCCTCGACCTCACGCAGGTCGAGGCCGCGGTCGAGGCGGCGACCGACGGGCGCGGCCTGGGCTTCCTCGGGGAGCCCGGCGTCCACGTGCTCGAGCTCAACCTGGCCCTGCACCGAGCCGCGCAGGGTGGAGACTGACGCCATGACCCCGGGTGCGCCAGGCGAGCGAGGCAGGCTGCGGGTCTACCTGGGGGCCGCCCCCGGGGTGGGCAAGACCTTCGCGATGCTCGACGAGGGGCACCGCCGGCTGGCCCGCGGCACCGACGTGGTCGTCGGGTACGTCGAGACCCACGGCCGGCCGCGGACCGCCGAGCAGCTGACCGGTCTCGAGGTGGTGCCGCGGTGCGCGGTGGCCTACCGCGGGACGGTCCAGGAGGAGATGGACCTCGACGCCCTGCTGGCCCGGGCGCCGGCGGTCGCGCTGGTCGACGAGCTGGCCCACACCAACGTCCCCGGCAGCGGGAGCGGGCACGAGAAGCGCTGGCAGGACGTGCAGACGCTGCTGGCGGCCGGGATCGAGGT
The window above is part of the Nocardioides campestrisoli genome. Proteins encoded here:
- a CDS encoding ABC transporter permease, whose translation is MSAWLRSWRPLLRLAWRDVLRSKGRSALVLVLIALPVLAVTTSLVLTATAQVDGDEAVERRLGVADARIRVEGETTVQQGADPDFGSSFGEGDGNHLTPADLADVLGREVRAVEWGTTEVSVRLDERAVQAGATWLDLRDPLTEGLATLDEGRLPEDSGEVMVNRALADRGLGLGETLTTVEGSTFEVVGVGEDANTRSFPSLWAPERPAEVPEDWGTTWLVEAGDVTWEEVRALNDRGAFVLSRAVLADPPSHDELHPEVQYGGGSDDAVVAAVGLIVVMVLIEVVLLAGPAFAVTARRQARTLALMAAVGATPAQARRAVLAVAVVLGGIAALGGLLLGIGLAAALLPFLSRWSGSYPGPFDVPWGWVLGVAGCGLLAALLAAAAPAWLASRADVVAVLAGRRGEAKPSRRSPLLGLVLFGVGVALAVAGARKQTYGETWVALAAVVCVLGMVLLVPVVLGVLAHLGRRLPLPLRYAVRDAVRHRTRTVPAVAAVAATVCGVVALGISTSSDARESRETYTPELRSGEGMVTATEATPELWQRAEAALRDGLPDATVTPVVGLPEPRNGDVHVEYVAPGLGEDSWALEWVGGRLGTMHVVGEQIPPAMREVDDAERARGDAALAEGRVVVFTQVPVDADEVRLSATAYDWQTGEETTLVEPVTLPAAYVEVEDGGSPAYAVIPPAVADEVGLESATTALHVAGAEIGEEEQQRVAEVVAAGVPYADFYVERGYVPDEFERFAVWVLGALGAVLMIGGTLTVTFLALSDARPDLATLAAVGAAPRTRRAVAASYALVVGGTGAVLGALVGLVPGIAVAYPLTRSYYGPVAGQGTGPFLDIPWLMIGAVVLLLPLLTAAVVALSTRSRLPMVARVG
- a CDS encoding LLM class flavin-dependent oxidoreductase, encoding MTSPAQHALPALSVLDLVPVRSDQTTGDAVNATLALARVADDLGYTRYWLAEHHNMPAVAATNPPLLIAMVAGATSRIRVGSGGVMLPNHSPLVVAEQFALLEAAYPDRIDLGIGRAPGTDQLTRYALRQGAGGEDPVAEFPRYVDDIGVLMSPEGAAMAFQGREHPLKATPKAASTAPVWLLGSSDYSARLAASRGLPYVFAHHFSGQGTAEALELYRSTYRPSERFPEPRTFLTVNACVAQTEEEARRLVRPQVLQMLAIVTGGTLTPQALVEEAEKVELDAGQQRIADGMMNRWVIGDAATAGTRIADLAAQFGVDEVMVHPVAGSYVGTPADSTPAREETLRLLAS
- a CDS encoding M1 family metallopeptidase produces the protein MSVRHRRTIVGAVLAALLASGASAAPAATPGVGAPGAGDPYFPLAGNRGYDVQHYDLTLDYTPPRAGADRLTGRLDAVAKIRMVPTRRLTRFNLDLRGLRARSVRVDGRPARFRQVGDHELVITPIASMRPWKWHTVVVRYGGATGRPKDVEGALYGWVTTRDGAIVVNEPDGAPTWFPVNDTPKDKATYRFEVTVPQGLSVAANGLLKSRRTHHGRTTWVWDAPDQMASYLATATIGDFRMRRSTVAGDLPVIDFLDRDLPAEDRSRSRATLALTGEMVTFFEERFGPYPFVAYGSTVDDDSVGYALETQTRSVFSKVASESTAAHELAHQWMGNRVGPRRWSDIWLNEGWAEYSSWLWTESRGGTTSQEAFDEVLAIPADDDFWTTVVSDPGRDDLFADAVYERGAATLHALRHRLGDAQFFQLAKSWIGAYGGQAVTTEQFRRLAEAVSGQDLDAFFDTWLDAPVKPASR
- a CDS encoding potassium-transporting ATPase subunit F; the protein is MSLESGLLVAAVVALAAYLLAALILPERF
- the kdpA gene encoding potassium-transporting ATPase subunit KdpA; protein product: MGDTVSGLLSITVLLGLLALAYVPLGDHMARVYTGVRHLRVERGVYRLARVDPDAEQSARSYALSVVGFSLVGVALLMAMQLAQAYLPFDRDLPGVGWAMSFNTAASFVANTNWQSYAGESTLGFTVQMAGLAVQNFLSAAVGMAVAVALIRGFVRTRTGTLGNFWVDLTRGTLRILLPIAFVAALLLVAGGVVQSFTDTGMQTLAGHQQVLTGGPVASQESIKLLGTNGGGFFNANSAHPMENPSGWTNLLQVLLILLVPVCLTRTLGTMLGNRRQGLAVLAAMGVLAAASLAVVVAAEVGARSQVAQAAGAAMEGKETRFGEWASALFAVATTGTSTGAVNASHDSLTPVGGGMVLLNMMFGEVSPGGVGSGLYGILVLAILAVFVAGLMVGRTPELLGKKIGSRQMTYVALYVLTTPVLVLLGTGTAIALDPTPDAMGNPGVHGFSEVLYAYTSAANNNGSAFGGLTVTSDFFQVTLGLAMLLGRLVPIVLVLLLAGSLAAQGRVPVTAGTLPTAKPLFTGLLVGVVVVVSALTYFPALSLGPIAEALS
- the kdpB gene encoding potassium-transporting ATPase subunit KdpB, with protein sequence MSTTTRSPAPAAPAAPVQARVPARPGARLLAAQAVEQLPEAVRKLDPRHLWRSPVMFVVWLGSALSTGAALLDPSVFTVSIAAWLWLTVLFGNLAEAVAEGRGKAQAASLRATRTDTVARLLDAQGGETGVPATQLLVGDRVVVEAGQVVPGDGDVVEGIASVDESAITGESAPVIREAGGDRSAVTGGTTVLSDRIVVRITAAAGETFLDKMIALVEGTSRRRTPNEIALSILLTSLTLVFLVSVATLAPMAAYAGAEQDVVVLVALLVCLVPTTIGALLSAIGIAGMDRLVRVNVLAMSGRAVEAAGDVSTLLLDKTGTITYGNRQASRLVPAPGVEPGELRDAARLASLADQTPEGRSLVELALAQGADDRDLPVGATYVEFTAQTRMSGVDLADGTELRKGAGSAVAAWLGPQLPTGLPVEVTDAVDEIARGGGTPLVIARRTPDGRARVLGVAHLKDVVKQGMSERFAQLRAMGIRTVMVTGDNALTAQAIAAEAGVDDFLAEATPEDKLAYIRREQAGGRLVAMTGDGTNDAPALAAADVGVAMNSGTAAAKEAGNMVDLDSDPTKLIDVVAIGKQLLVTRGALTTFSLANDVAKYFAIIPAMFAAAYPSLDRLNVMGLATPESAILSAVVFNALVIVALIPLALRGVRFRAASATSVLRRNLLVFGLGGVLVPFAGIKLLDLLVSTIPGIG
- the kdpC gene encoding potassium-transporting ATPase subunit KdpC, with amino-acid sequence MTRDLLSQSLAALRILLVLTALLGVLYPAAVWGAGQVLGDRAEGQPVTSEGRVVGSRLLGQQFEGDEWFHSRPSANDYDSLASAPSNLGPSNPDLVALVAERRAEVAEREGVAPTDVPADAVTASGSGLDPHISPAYAALQASRVARARGLDLTQVEAAVEAATDGRGLGFLGEPGVHVLELNLALHRAAQGGD